The DNA sequence cgccacatccaggccccctccatcatggaggagttcctcatgtctctctctgtcctcattatgtccatcctcagtatcacacaagtcacctgtgtctgattcctgtaagacagtcagtggatccgtcgtgttacacagctcctcaatgtgacgtatcttcctggacagctcctccttctttatttccagatcccggatggagatggagatccgctctgccctcccggagatgtccctcaggattctcttctccaggtcttccagacgtctcctgagatctctaaacagagCAGTGACTCTCTCGGTTTCACCAGATGCTTCTTTTTCTACTTTCCTCCtatgttcctgcagactctggactctttcctccgtctcctctctctttgtcagaagtttctgcagaacattcctcagtgtctccttcttcttctcagaagcctcatccagtgactCCATCTCATGTCCTTTATGTTCTCCAATCATACAACAAGAAATACAGATACAGGTAACATCCTCAGTGCAGAAATACTTCAAAACttccttatggacggagcatttcctgttctccatggacaaggtggggtcacataagatgtgttctggggactttttgtggactctcaggtgtttatcacacagagaaacctcacagagcagacaggatctaacagcaggtacaggatagtccacacagtaagtacagaagaccccggactcctcccggTCTGGGTGAGCAGACAGAAAAGTCTCtgctatgttacgtagtgttatgttcctgtgcagtgcaggaCGACTCCTGAACCTTTTTCTGCATACAGGGCAGAAGAAATCTCCAGACcccccctgtgtatccagcacacgatcaatacagacccggcagaagttgtgaccACATTTCAGCATTACAGGAtcggtataaatgttcagacagacggaacatttcagct is a window from the Aquarana catesbeiana isolate 2022-GZ linkage group LG03, ASM4218655v1, whole genome shotgun sequence genome containing:
- the LOC141133816 gene encoding E3 ubiquitin-protein ligase TRIM39-like — encoded protein: MASGDLRAELKCSVCLNIYTDPVMLKCGHNFCRVCIDRVLDTQGGSGDFFCPVCRKRFRSRPALHRNITLRNIAETFLSAHPDREESGVFCTYCVDYPVPAVRSCLLCEVSLCDKHLRVHKKSPEHILCDPTLSMENRKCSVHKEVLKYFCTEDVTCICISCCMIGEHKGHEMESLDEASEKKKETLRNVLQKLLTKREETEERVQSLQEHRRKVEKEASGETERVTALFRDLRRRLEDLEKRILRDISGRAERISISIRDLEIKKEELSRKIRHIEELCNTTDPLTVLQESDTGDLCDTEDGHNEDRERHEELLHDGGGLDVAGVLHTGLSDIITEVNVFYIQGTADILLDVNTAYNYLQISDDRKTVSWSDIDQNRPETPERFQYYPQVLSSQSFSSGRHYWEVDVWGSESWRVGMCYPSIERGGEESGIGDNKKSWGLDKDDDDDEYSGRHDSKWTLLPTNASSNRVRIYLDYEAGRISFYDLCDPIRHFHTFTTTFTDPLHAVLGVWGGCIKICGERREM